The genomic window CACCTACAGAGGCTTTTGAGCCTGTGAGTGATTTAAACGAAGACGATCACGACGATTTACCTTTCTAGTTAAAGAAAGATTCTATAAAATTGAAGAGACTTGTTTAGATTTTAAACAAGTCTTTTTTATTTTTAATAAAAAAGTCCCAATGGTTAATTGGGACTTAGTATTGTGGTTTTAGGTTTTGATCTTCACAAACAAACTTAAAAAAAAGCAATGATGAACAAAAAATTTATTTAATAAAGATCAAGGTCAAATATCAATAAAATTCTTATACTATCAAAACCAAGCCCTTTATTTAACAGTAAAAATCGCTTAAAAGCTTAAATAATGCACTTTTTAACGGATAAAATAGCGTTTCCAGATGTGTCTGAAGCTTCGTTTGATGGTTTGTTGGCCATTGGTGGAGACTTGTCTTCAGAACGCTTAATTCATGCTTATTCTAACGGAATTTTTCCATGGTTCGAAGATGATGAACCTTTACTTTGGTGGTCACCAGATCCAAGGTTTGTTTTATTTCCAAAAGATTTAAAGGTTTCAAAGAGTATGAAACAGATTTTAAGGAAAAATGATTTTAAGGTGACTGTCAATAAAGATTTTAAATCGGTTATTGAGCAATGTGCCAAGGCAAAACGTGATGGGCAAGATGGTACTTGGATTACGAGCCTAATGGAAGAAGCATACATAAAATTATACCAATTAGGTTATGCAAAATCTGTTGAAGTATGGCAGGATAATGAGCTCGTTGGTGGGCTCTATGGAGTAGGTTTGGGCAACAAGGTGTTTTGTGGTGAGAGTATGTTTACCAAAGTTAGCAATGCCAGTAAAGTTGGGTTTATAACATTTGTGAAAAATTCTAATTACAATGTAATAGACTGCCAAGTGCATACCAAACATCTCGAAAGTCTTGGTGCTAAGCACATACCTAGAACTGAATTTTTAAAATTCCTCTAAATCTTTAGAATACCAGAAGTTAGGAGAAATAGCTTTTGTTCAGTATTAAGGTTATAGGCTTCAAACCTATATTCCATACCTAATTGAAGCTTAAGCGATTTTGATACTAACCAGCCTATATGAGCTGTTGTTCTATGATCTATTTCTGGTTTTTCATTTTTGCTATTGCTTAAAAGAGCTTCTATTGAGCCAACAATATAAGTCTCGCCAATATCTAATTTTTCACCATTAAGAGGAAAATCCAAAGCAAAACGATATCGTGATCTTAATATGGTTAAATCTTCTAAAATCCGTTGTTCAAAACGTACGCGATGTCCAAAGCGTATCGCTTCCCGTTTTTTTGTGTAGTTAAATTGTTGGGTTAAACGTAGCTCGTTGCTACCACCGTCGATAGACTCTCTTATTCTGTATTGTACACCTAAACTAACGGAATGATTGTAATCTAGGTTTAAGGTTGAAAAATGAACAAAATCGAGTTGTCTATTTTCAAAATTAAAATCGTCTTTTTGATATAAATAATAACGAGAGCGAACAGCAAAATTAACCTTGTAATTACTGTTGATATTTGTGTTTACAGCAAAACTCGTTTCACCTAAACCTTCAAAATCAGATTGAGAAAACAAGGTGTTTAGGCTTGCGAAACATGCCAATAAAACTAAGAGGGTTTTAGTATAAGACATGCTCGTAAGAGGTTGGGTTTAAAATTCTGAAGTTTACAAATGTGCCAGATTCATCAAAGGTAAACTCTCTAATATCTCGTTTTTTGTTCGTTTTAACTTCGGCGATAATTTCAAAGTTTGGTGCTTCAGTTGAGGTGTTATTTAATATGTCGTTAGCAAAACTCAAAGCGTCTAATTTTTCATGATAGACAAATTGTTTTTGCACTTTTATAAGTTTGTATTTGTTGAAGCGAGACTTAAAATAATCTTCAATTTTAGATTTTTTTTCTTCATTTATAGTTTTGAATTTGGTGAGGACTTCCAAATCTTCAATAACTCCATCTTCAGAAAACTCTAGACTATAGCGTTTTCTATTATATTTAAATTTCACTTCGAAACTTTGTTTTTCACCATCAGTTTCTTTGTAGAATTTCAAACGTTTACAATCATCTGGTAGGTTATTTACAACTGCAATAGCGGCTTCTGGAAATTCTGATTCAGTTATACGTTCCTCCTTTTCATTTTTGATTTGGCTAAAAACGAATTGACATATAAATATTAAAACGAGGAGTATTTTTGTTTTCATTTTAAACTTCGTTATATCTAAAACAAGATACTTCATGGTCGTTTACCATGCCTGTAGCTTGCATGTGTGCATAGATTACCGTGGTACCAACAAATTTAAATCCTCGTTTTTTGAGATCCTTACTTATTTGGTCGCTAAGTTCTGTATTGCCAGGTGCTTCTTTATAATTTTGTATACTATTTTTTATAGGTTTACCATCTACAAAATCCCAAATATATTTTGAAAAACTACCAAACTCATCCTGTATTTTCATAAAAGCTTGAGCGTTGGTAACTGTTGCGTTTACTTTTAATTTATTTCTAATGATGCCTTCATTTTTTAGTAGAGTTTCAATCTTAGCTTGCTTATACTTTGCAATCTTTTGGTAGTCAAAATTATCAAAAGCTTCTCTAAAGTTTTCGCGCTTGCGCAGAACTGTAATCCAACTCAATCCAGCCTGAAAGGTTTCAAGAATTAAGAATTCAAAAAGTGTGTCATCATCATATACAGGAACTCCCCATTCTTGGTCATGGTAGGCTTCGTAAAGAGGATCTCCAACACACCAACCGCATCTGTGCTTTGTCATTTTGTAAGGTTTAGAGTTTTATGCTACTAAGGTAACAAGTGTCACATAATTAATATGCAATCCGTACTATTTTTGTAAACTGAAAACCAAAAAAATTAAAATAATAACATCACATTCTTACAAACCAATTAGTTTTACCACGATGGAAATTTTAGAAAACATAATGACTACAGATATCATCAAAGAAAGTTTAAATAAAGCAATGAGCTACGATGAATACCGAACTTTAGTTACATCTCTTGTTGAGCAACAGTCAACAACAGGTAATGAAAAAACTGAAGCATTGGTAGAGTATACAAAAATGAATGACAGACGTATGAAGCGTTGGGATAAAACGGTAAAACTGTCTGATGATGCTTTAGAAAAGATATCGGTATATTCTAAAAAAGTGACTTGGCTAGTTATAACAGAAAGTTGGTGTGGAGATGCTGCGCATATAGTACCTGTTATTAATAAAGTTGCAGAGCAAAATGACACTATTGAATTGAAGGTTGTTCTGAGAGATGAGAATGAAAGTTTAATGAATCAGTTTTTAACCAATGGAGGTAAGGCAATACCAAAGCTCATTATGATTGATAATGAAACAGATGAAGTTGTAGATACTTTTGGGCCTAGACCATCTGTTGCGACAGAAATGGTTGATGTTTATAAAACGCTTCACGGTAAATTAACACCAGAGTTTAAAGAAGATTTACAACTTTGGTATAATAAGGATAAAGGACAATCTACAGTTGAGGATTTGGTGAATCTATTGTATTAATACTTTTTTACTTTCCTCTGAAAGAAAATGTAATTGTACCAATTTGTTTGGTTTTATTGGAGGCATCAAACTGAACGTCTTTAGCATATTCTAACGCACGATTGATTAAACATTCATTGTTAGAGTTTGAAGAGCCATTTATAGTGGCATCAGTTACTTTGCCGTTCCCATTTACGACAATATTTACAATTATCTTTCCACCTGTTTCGCACAAATAGCGTGGAATGTCGTAGTCTTGCATGATTCTGCCCACAAGAGAATAGGTGAGTGTGCTTTTAGTTTTAGCGTGTTCGTCTGCTATTTTTTTATTTTCTAGACGTTTGTTTAATTCTTCCTGAAGTTTTTTGTAAGATTCTGTTTCCTCAGAATTTAAAGCATAAGCATTACTGTTGGCATACGATTTTGTGATATTACTTTCTTCTACAATATCACTCGTTTTAGCTTCCTCTAAAGCTTTGGTTGTGCGTTCAAAATCATTAGCGCTTATGGTTTTAAAATTGCGCATCATTTCTTTGTACTCCTGGTCTTCGTTAAACGCTTTATTGGTGGATTTACCGTCGAGAACATCAAGGAGTTCTTGCTCTTCTTTTATAATTTCTGGTTCAGGTTCAAGCTCGTAAAAGTTTTCAGTTATGAGTTTGCTGTTCTGTTTTAGTTGAAAACTGAACATAGCTAACACCACAGTTCCTGTGAGAAGAAATGTGATAATACCTGCTTTATATTGTTCTAAATACTTCAAAAAATAAGATTAATCTAGTGTTTAGATATACGAATATAACTACGAAAAAGTTTAAATCACAATACTAAACCCTTGTTAAATCCTTATTTTAAAGGAAGTGAGGCAATAAAATCTTCTGGGCTGAGTGCATTTTTAACCTCAAAATCACCAATACGTGTGCGTCTTAAAACCGATAAATGTGCTCCAGAATTCAAGGCGTTTCCAAAGTCGTGAGCAAGCGAACGAATGTAAGTTCCTTTACTACACACGACTCTAAAATTGAGCTCTATTGAATTTTCAAGTGCATTTATTTCAGTAATCTCAAATTCAGAAATTTCAATTTTTCTCGACTTAATTTCTACAGCTTCACCTGCTCTGGCAAATTCGTACAAGCGTTTACCATCTTTTTTTATCGCTGAAAACACAGGTGGAAATTGCTCTATTTTACCAATAAATTGTTTGGTTGTTCGGTGAATTAAGTCTTCCGAAATATGATCTATCGGAAAGGTAGCATCAATTTCGGTTTCTAAATCGTAGGATGGAGTTGTGCTACCAACAACAAAAGTACCTGTATATTCTTTTTCCTGACCTTGAAAGGTGTTAATCTGTTTGGTCATTTTACCAGTGCAAATCACTAATAGACCTGTGGCAAGCGGATCTAAAGTACCAGCGTGTCCAACCTTTATTTTCTTAATCGAATACGCTTTTCTAATTGCCCAACGTAGTTTGTTTACGGCTTGAAACGAGGTCCAGGTTAGTGGTTTGTCAATCAATAAAACCTGACCTTCTTTGTAGTCTTCTAAAGTTTTCATGATGCAAATGACCAGATTATAGCAATAAGACCAACGATGATGCAGTAGATAGAAAAATAGGTGAGTTTACTTTGTTTTACCAAAGCAATCATCCATTTGCAAGCAAATAATCCTGCTACAAAAGCAGCAATAAAACCAATTCCTAGTGTTGTGAAATTGGCACTGTCATAAGTTATTTCTCCTCCTAAAATATCCTTAGCAATTTTCCCAAAAATTAAAGGCACTACCATTAAAAATGAAAAACGAGCAGCCTTGGTTTTGTCATTACCCAAAAGTACCGATGTAGAAATCGTAGCTCCAGATCGAGAAATACCAGGTAGCATAGCAATAGCTTGAGAAATACCAATAACAAAGGCATTACTAAAAGTTACACTTTTGTTAGTGTCTTTGGCTCTGTCTGCAAGGAATAAAAGAATTGCCGTAATAATAAGCATAATACCAACAAGTAAGATATTACCATTAAAAAGCGCTTCAAGTTGTTCTTCAAAAAGCAAACCGACAATTACGGCAGGTATCATAGAGATTACAATTTTGCTTAGAAATTGTAAGTCTTCATTCCATTCAAACTTTAAAATACCTTTTATAATATCAAGGATATCTTTTCTAAAAATAACAATGGTACTTAATGCTGTAGCAAAGTGAAGTACAACTGTAAATAATAGACTTTCTTTTGGTAAAGAATTATCGCCAAGAATGGCTTTTCCTAATTCTAAATGACCACTGGAGGATACAGGTAAAAACTCTGTAAGCCCTTGTACAATCCCTAAGATAATAGCATCAATAATTTCCATACGGCAAATGTATCAAAATTGATATGCTGATTGTTAAAATTAAAGTAGAATTTTATTTTTTAAAGTCCTTGTTAGGATTCAAAAGAATGGCATATACCTGAAACCCAAAACCAATAAGAACTAAAGTTGGTGCCAAACGAATACGTCTCCAACTAAACACATCAGGATTCCAAACATTAGGATCATCGCTACCTCCGCCAGACATAAGGATAAACCCAACAACAATACATGCCAAGCCGATTAGCATAAACTTGTAGTTCTTTTTTCCAAAAATAAACTCTGCTTTAGATTGTTCTTTGCGTTTCTTTTCTCCCATCAGTTTTCAAATTCTGTAAATATAATATTATTGTCTACAGCCAGCTGTGCTATATGTGTAGATGGACCAAATGTTAATATTGGTAGATGCAAAGTAACGGTTTTATTTAAAACTTTAGCGTTAAGACTATCTAAATTTAAACCTTGCTCTAATCCACGATTGATGTAATAGACGTTATCGGTATCGGTTTTGAATTGAATATCAAAAGTAGATCCTTCTCGTATTGAAACAACTTTGGCACTTACAACCTCACACTCATCAGGTTTAGGATTATGAATAACGCAAGATTTAAAAAACAAAAAAAGAATAGAAATAATTAAGAAAAGACTAATAATGGTACTTCTTGCAGACGCATTCATGGTAAGGTGGTTTTGTGTTCTATAACGAAAGATTACAAAAAAATATTATCTATTTAAAATAGTTTGCGATCTCTTCAAACGAGTAGAATTTGGTTTTAACCGTTCCTTTATTATCGATAAGAATATAAGTGGGAAATTCCCAAACGTTCATAGCGTCTACCAAATCGTTATCCTCTCTAAGCTCTCTGTAATTTTGCCAGTTGTAATTGTTGGTGTCTAAGTAATCTAACCATTTTTCTTCTACAGTGTCAATAGAAATACCAACCAATGTTGTGTTATTATCTTTTAAGGTGTCTAGGTGCTTGGCAATTTTTTTATGATCTCTCACACAAGGAGGACATTGCACAAACCAAAAATCCACCAAATAATCTC from Winogradskyella sp. MH6 includes these protein-coding regions:
- the truB gene encoding tRNA pseudouridine(55) synthase TruB, which codes for MKTLEDYKEGQVLLIDKPLTWTSFQAVNKLRWAIRKAYSIKKIKVGHAGTLDPLATGLLVICTGKMTKQINTFQGQEKEYTGTFVVGSTTPSYDLETEIDATFPIDHISEDLIHRTTKQFIGKIEQFPPVFSAIKKDGKRLYEFARAGEAVEIKSRKIEISEFEITEINALENSIELNFRVVCSKGTYIRSLAHDFGNALNSGAHLSVLRRTRIGDFEVKNALSPEDFIASLPLK
- a CDS encoding DNA-3-methyladenine glycosylase I — encoded protein: MTKHRCGWCVGDPLYEAYHDQEWGVPVYDDDTLFEFLILETFQAGLSWITVLRKRENFREAFDNFDYQKIAKYKQAKIETLLKNEGIIRNKLKVNATVTNAQAFMKIQDEFGSFSKYIWDFVDGKPIKNSIQNYKEAPGNTELSDQISKDLKKRGFKFVGTTVIYAHMQATGMVNDHEVSCFRYNEV
- a CDS encoding undecaprenyl-diphosphate phosphatase; this translates as MEIIDAIILGIVQGLTEFLPVSSSGHLELGKAILGDNSLPKESLLFTVVLHFATALSTIVIFRKDILDIIKGILKFEWNEDLQFLSKIVISMIPAVIVGLLFEEQLEALFNGNILLVGIMLIITAILLFLADRAKDTNKSVTFSNAFVIGISQAIAMLPGISRSGATISTSVLLGNDKTKAARFSFLMVVPLIFGKIAKDILGGEITYDSANFTTLGIGFIAAFVAGLFACKWMIALVKQSKLTYFSIYCIIVGLIAIIWSFAS
- a CDS encoding DUF2490 domain-containing protein, translated to MSYTKTLLVLLACFASLNTLFSQSDFEGLGETSFAVNTNINSNYKVNFAVRSRYYLYQKDDFNFENRQLDFVHFSTLNLDYNHSVSLGVQYRIRESIDGGSNELRLTQQFNYTKKREAIRFGHRVRFEQRILEDLTILRSRYRFALDFPLNGEKLDIGETYIVGSIEALLSNSKNEKPEIDHRTTAHIGWLVSKSLKLQLGMEYRFEAYNLNTEQKLFLLTSGILKI
- a CDS encoding thioredoxin family protein; this encodes MEILENIMTTDIIKESLNKAMSYDEYRTLVTSLVEQQSTTGNEKTEALVEYTKMNDRRMKRWDKTVKLSDDALEKISVYSKKVTWLVITESWCGDAAHIVPVINKVAEQNDTIELKVVLRDENESLMNQFLTNGGKAIPKLIMIDNETDEVVDTFGPRPSVATEMVDVYKTLHGKLTPEFKEDLQLWYNKDKGQSTVEDLVNLLY
- the aat gene encoding leucyl/phenylalanyl-tRNA--protein transferase translates to MHFLTDKIAFPDVSEASFDGLLAIGGDLSSERLIHAYSNGIFPWFEDDEPLLWWSPDPRFVLFPKDLKVSKSMKQILRKNDFKVTVNKDFKSVIEQCAKAKRDGQDGTWITSLMEEAYIKLYQLGYAKSVEVWQDNELVGGLYGVGLGNKVFCGESMFTKVSNASKVGFITFVKNSNYNVIDCQVHTKHLESLGAKHIPRTEFLKFL
- a CDS encoding energy transducer TonB family protein, whose translation is MKYLEQYKAGIITFLLTGTVVLAMFSFQLKQNSKLITENFYELEPEPEIIKEEQELLDVLDGKSTNKAFNEDQEYKEMMRNFKTISANDFERTTKALEEAKTSDIVEESNITKSYANSNAYALNSEETESYKKLQEELNKRLENKKIADEHAKTKSTLTYSLVGRIMQDYDIPRYLCETGGKIIVNIVVNGNGKVTDATINGSSNSNNECLINRALEYAKDVQFDASNKTKQIGTITFSFRGK
- a CDS encoding DUF3098 domain-containing protein: MGEKKRKEQSKAEFIFGKKNYKFMLIGLACIVVGFILMSGGGSDDPNVWNPDVFSWRRIRLAPTLVLIGFGFQVYAILLNPNKDFKK